In Erigeron canadensis isolate Cc75 chromosome 1, C_canadensis_v1, whole genome shotgun sequence, a single window of DNA contains:
- the LOC122591299 gene encoding G-type lectin S-receptor-like serine/threonine-protein kinase SD2-5, with protein MRTASSSFSWIINCWYINFLIIILLSAFYSVITPTTARLTPYPPSTANLSTSWIISYNADSQYIFDSNQIATGIFNPILLTETNVTRFALSFFCQLGENRNCNSKNLFAIFIVTEDYEVSFVSPPLVWSANRDHPVQNNATLDFTAAGELVLRDADGTMVWTTNTAGKSVIGMNLTDAGNLLLYDVNHQVVWQSFDHPADCLLPGQKLYQGQQLTSSTNWTSDQKDMFSLEVTDEGLFAYIESNPPQAYFSANLSALIVAYNDTKIKKGKSYLRLLNGSLSVFILSVELPEVVFPITQASSAQYMKLMPDGHLKVFGWQSNNWQQVGDLFTGSHDDDLIGECDYPLACGRNALCLNNDNAECVCPVSNPPEIQYFRAVNNIEPNLGCSEITPLTCNATQDQDLIAVDYSSYFTFTANLQNVSLETCKQECLRNCSCKAALFQYDYDSNSSGECYLPTDLLTLATDPVNNYKNFKVFIKVQNPFASQKRKNQTAKVLGPAIGIPLIVVVGFVMFIVHKKRQHTQTEEEQEECFDQVRGLPTRFSYGELKAATGNFCKKLGEGGFGTVFEGILEDGSKIAVKYLQGHGQVNKSFLAEVESIGSIHHVNLVRLRGYSAWKSQRLLVYDFMCNGSLDHWIYHGDLQGHVLDWECRKNIILHIAKGLAYLHEECRQQIIHLDIKPQNILLDDDFNAKVSDFGLSKLVDKNKTQVMTTIKGTPGYIAPECWSSSIITEKVDVYSFGIVVLEILCGRKIFDRSLPEESWHLLAVFQKSWEQGTLLDMVDKYSENMQANGAEVVEMMKVASWCLQTDSTRRPSMSTVVKVLEDGMSVESNLDYNFTDLRMLKTAIAQEKELTQMMPSILSWPR; from the coding sequence ATGAGGACTGCATCCTCCTCCTTCTCGTGGATCATTAACTGTTGGTATATTAATTTTCTCATCATCATTTTATTATCTGCTTTCTACTCAGTTATAACACCTACTACTGCTCGGCTAACACCATATCCGCCTTCTACTGCAAATCTTTCCACCTCATGGATCATCAGTTATAATGCAGATTCCCAATATATATTTGACTCAAATCAGATAGCAACAGGAATTTTCAACCCCATCCTCCTTACAGAAACCAATGTAACTCGATTCGCACTTAGCTTCTTCTGTCAATTAGGGGAAAATAGAAATTGCAACTCTAAGAACCTCTTTGCCATATTCATTGTTACTGAAGATTATGAAGTCAGTTTCGTATCTCCTCCCTTAGTTTGGTCAGCCAACCGAGACCATCCCGTCCAGAACAACGCGACACTGGATTTCACAGCCGCAGGAGAACTGGTGCTGCGTGATGCGGATGGAACAATGGTTTGGACCACCAACACGGCTGGTAAATCCGTGATTGGCATGAACTTAACTGATGCTGGAAACCTGCTGCTGTACGATGTGAATCACCAAGTGGTTTGGCAATCTTTTGATCACCCGGCCGACTGTTTGTTACCTGGCCAAAAGTTGTATCAAGGTCAACAGCTGACATCATCAACAAACTGGACAAGTGATCAGAAAGATATGTTCTCCCTTGAAGTCACTGATGAAGGTTTGTTTGCTTATATTGAATCAAACCCACCTCAAGCCTATTTTAGTGCTAACCTATCTGCACTAATCGTAGCATATAatgatacaaaaataaaaaaaggaaaaagttatCTTAGATTATTAAATGGGAGCTTGTCTGTATTCATTCTTTCTGTCGAGCTTCCTGAAGTTGTGTTTCCCATAACTCAAGCATCATCGGCTCAGTATATGAAACTGATGCCAGATGGGCATTTAAAAGTGTTTGGATGGCAATCAAACAATTGGCAACAGGTTGGTGATCTATTTACTGGCTCTCATGATGATGATTTAATAGGAGAATGTGATTATCCTTTGGCTTGTGGGAGAAATGCCCTTTGCTTGAATAATGATAACGCAGAATGTGTTTGTCCTGTATCAAACCCCCCTGAGATACAATATTTCCGAGCAGTAAACAATATAGAACCCAACCTCGGTTGCTCTGAAATTACTCCTCTCACGTGTAATGCAACCCAAGATCAAGATTTAATTGCAGTCGATTACAGCAGCTACTTTACATTTACCGCCAACTTGCAGAATGTGAGTTTGGAGACATGCAAACAAGAATGTTTGAGAAATTGTTCATGCAAAGCAGCTCTATTTCAGTATGATTATGATAGCAATTCAAGTGGAGAATGTTATCTACCTACTGACCTACTTACACTGGCTACTGATCCagttaataattataaaaattttaaagtttttataaaagtcCAGAATCCATTTGCATCACAAAAGAGAAAGAACCAAACTGCGAAAGTCTTAGGTCCCGCCATTGGAATCCCTCTTATTGTGGTGGTaggttttgttatgtttattgtCCACAAGAAAAGACAACATACTCAAACggaagaagaacaagaagagtgttttgatcaagtacGAGGATTGCCCACTCGGTTTTCCTATGGCGAGTTGAAAGCTGCCACTGGTAATTTTTGTAAAAAGCTTGGTGAAGGAGGATTTGGAACAGTTTTCGAAGGGATCCTAGAAGATGGCTCCAAAATTGCAGTTAAATATCTTCAGGGTCATGGGCAGGTCAACAAATCATTCCTAGCTGAGGTTGAATCAATTGGCAGCATTCACCATGTGAATTTAGTGAGGCTCAGAGGATACTCTGCTTGGAAATCTCAACGACTTCTCGTATATGACTTCATGTGTAACGGGTCATTAGATCATTGGATCTACCATGGAGATCTGCAGGGGCATGTACTAGATTGGGAATGCAGAAAAAACATTATTCTTCATATTGCTAAAGGATTAGCATATCTTCATGAAGAGTGTAGGCAACAGATTATCCACCTTGATATTAAGCCTCAAAACATACTACTAGACGACGACTTTAATGCCAAGGTATCTGATTTTGGGTTATCTAAGCTTGTCGACAAAAATAAAACCCAAGTGATGACTACTATAAAAGGAACCCCGGGGTATATTGCTCCAGAATGTTGGAGCAGCTCAATTATAACCGAAAAGGTGGACGTATATAGCTTTGGGATCGTTGTCTTGGAGATCTTATGTGGGAGGAAGATTTTCGATAGATCTCTTCCAGAAGAAAGTTGGCATTTACTAGCCGTCTTTCAAAAAAGCTGGGAGCAAGGAACGTTGTTAGATATGGTTGACAAGTACAGTGAAAATATGCAAGCAAATGGTGCCGAGGTGGTGGAGATGATGAAAGTAGCTTCATGGTGTTTACAAACCGATTCTACGAGAAGGCCTTCAATGTCGACGGTTGTTAAGGTGTTAGAAGATGGAATGAGTGTTGAATCGAATTTGGATTACAACTTCACAGATCTGAGAATGCTGAAAACAGCAATTGCACAAGAGAAAGAGCTGACACAGATGATGCCTTCTATTCTTTCATGGCCAAGGTAA